The genomic interval TGATTGGGGTGAAGTCGTAACAAGGTAGCCGTATCGGAAGGTGCGGCTGGATCACCTCCTTTCTAAGGAAACATGAAGAATTTCGGTTCTTCATTAAAGAGGCGCTTTTGTTTTGTTCAGTTTTGAATGAGTAATTCATTCAGAACTTTGTTCTTTGAAAACTAGATAATAGATAGAAGGCAATATTTTTTTGCGTCAATTTTCAAAACACCGAGTAAGATTTTTTAAATGGTTAAGTTAGAAAGGGCGCACGGTGGATGCCTTGGCACTAGGAGCCGATGAAGGACGGGACTAACACCGATATGCTTCGGGGAGCTGTAAGTAAGCTTTGATCCGGAGATTTCCGAATGGGGAAACCCACTGTTCGTAATGGAACAGTATCTTTACCTGAATACATAGGGTACTGAAGGCAGACCCGGGGAACTGAAACATCTAAGTACCCGGAGGAAGAGAAAGCAAACGCGATTTCCTGAGTAGCGGCGAGCGAAACGGAATTAGCCCAAACCAAGAGGCTTGCCTCTTGGGGTTGTAGGACACTCTACATGGAGTTACAAAGGAACGGGGTAAATGAAGAGATCTGGAAAGGTCCGTCAGAGAAGGTAAAAACCCTGTAGTTGAAACTTCGTTCCCTCCTGAGTGGATCCTGAGTACGGCGGGACACGTGAAATCCCGTCGGAAGCAGGGAGGACCATCTCCCAAGGCTAAATACTCCCTAGTGACCGATAGTGAACCAGTACCGTGAGGGAAAGGTGAAAAGCACCCCGGAAGGGGAGTGAAAGAGAACCTGAAACCGTGTGCCTACAAGTAGTCAGAGCCCGTTCATGGGTGATGGCGTGCCTTTTGTAGAATGAACCGGCGAGTTACGATTTCATGCAAGGTTAAGTTGATGAGACGGAGCCGCAGCGAAAGCGAGTCTGAATAGGGCGAATGAGTATGAGGTCGTAGACCCGAAACCAGGTGATCTACCCATGTCCAGGGTGAAGTTCAGGTAACACTGAATGGAGGCCCGAACCCACGCACGTTGAAAAGTGCGGGGATGAGGTGTGGGTAGCGGAGAAATTCCAATCGAACTTGGAGATAGCTGGTTCTCTCCGAAATAGCTTTAGGGCTAGCCTCGAGATTGAGAGTATTGGAGGTAGAGCACTGATTGGACTAGGGGCCCCCATCGGGTTACCGAATTCAGTCAAACTCCGAATGCCAAATACTTATACTCGGGAGTCAGACTGCGAGTGATAAGATCCGTAGTCAAAAGGGAAACAGCCCAGACCACCAGCTAAGGTCCCAAAGTTTATGTTAAGTGGAAAAGGATGTGGAGTTGCTTAGACAACCAGGATGTTGGCTTAGAAGCAGCCACCATTTAAAGAGTGCGTAATAGCTCACTGGTCGAGTGACTCCGCGCCGAAAATGTACCGGGGCTAAACATAACACCGAAGCTGTGGATGGACATCTACGATGTCCGTGGTAGGAGAGCGTTCTAAGGGCGTTGAAGCTAGACCGGAAGGACTGGTGGAGCGCTTAGAAGTGAGAATGCCGGTATGAGTAGCGAAAGAAGGGTGAGAATCCCTTCCACCGAATATCTAAGGTTTCCTGAGGAAGGCTCGTCCGCTCAGGGTTAGTCGGGACCTAAGCCGAGGCTGAAAAGCGTAGGCGATGGACAACAGGTTGATATTCCTGTACCACCTATACATCGTTTGAGCGATGGGGGGACGCAGGAGGATAGGGTAAGCGCGCTGTTGGATATGCGCGTCCAAGCAGTTAGGCTGGAAACGAGGCAAATCCCGTTTCCGTTAAGGCTGAGCTGTGATGGCGAGGGAAATATAGTACCGAAGTTCCTGATTCCACACTGCCAAGAAAAGCCTCTAGTGAGATGTAGGGTGCCCGTACCGCAAACCGACACAGGTAGATGAGGAGAGAATCCTAAGGTGTTCGAGAGAACTCTCGTTAAGGAACTCGGCAAAATGACCCCGTAACTTCGGGAGAAGGGGTGCTCATTAGGGTGTTAAAGCCCAGATGAGCCGCAGTGAATAGGCCCAGGCGACTGTTTAGCAAAAACACAGGTCTCTGCGAAACCGCAAGGTGAAGTATAGGGGCTGACACCTGCCCGGTGCTGGAAGGTTAAGAGGAGAGGTTAGCGCAAGCGAAGCTTTGAATTGAAGCCCCAGTAAACGGCGGCCGTAACTATAACGGTCCTAAGGTAGCGAAATTCCTTGTCGGGTAAGTTCCGACCCGCACGAAAGGTGTAACGATCTGGGCACTGTCTCAACGAGAGACTCGGTGAAATTATAGTACCTGTGAAGATGCAGGTTACCCGCGACAGGACGGAAAGACCCCGTGGAGCTTTACTGCAGCCTGATATTGAATTTTGGTACAGCTTGTACAGGATAGGTAGGAGCCTGTGAAGCCGGAGCGCCAGCTTCGGTGGAGGCGTTGGTGGGATACTACCCTGGCTGTATTGACATTCTAACCCGCACCCCTGATCGGGGTGGGAGACAGTGTCAGGTGGGCAGTTTGACTGGGGCGGTCGCCTCCTAAAAGGTAACGGAGGCGCCCAAAGGTTCCCTCAGAATGGTTGGAAATCATTCGTAGAGTGTAAAGGCACAAGGGAGCTTGACTGCGAGACCTACAAGTCGAGCAGGGACGAAAGTCGGGCTTAGTGATCCGGTGGTTCCGCATGGAAGGGCCATCGCTCAACGGATAAAAGCTACCCCGGGGATAACAGGCTTATCTCCCCCAAGAGTCCACATCGACGGGGAGGTTTGGCACCTCGATGTCGGCTCATCGCATCCTGGGGCTGTAGTCGGTCCCAAGGGTTGGGCTGTTCGCCCATTAAAGCGGTACGCGAGCTGGGTTCAGAACGTCGTGAGACAGTTCGGTCCCTATCCGTCGTGGGCGCAGGAAATTTGAGAGGAGCTGTCCTTAGTACGAGAGGACCGGGATGGACGCACCGCTGGTGTACCAGTTGTCTTGCCAAAGGCATCGCTGGGTAGCTATGTGCGGACGGGATAAGTGCTGAAAGCATCTAAGCATGAAGCCCCCCTCAAGATGAGATTTCCCATAGCGCAAGCTAGTAAGACCCCTGAAAGATGATCAGGTTGATAGGTCAGAGGTGGAAGTGTGGCGACACATGGAGCTGACTGATACTAATCGGTCGAGGACTTAACCTATTGTTTTGATAACACGCAATGCTTTCTTATTATCTAGTTTTGAAGGAACAACGTTCCTTATAATTGTTTGGTGACGATAGCGAAGAGGTCACACCCGTTCCCATTCCGAACACGGAAGTTAAGCTCTTCAGCGCCGATGGTAGTTGGGGGTTTCCCCCTGTGAGAGTAGGACGTCGCCAAGCATACATGAGATCAGCTGAAAAGCTGATTTTTTTTTATGAATTTTTTTCTATGCATGTGTAATCACGGATATATTAGGGGAAACTTATCCCATATCATACAAAAAATATAGAATATAAAGCATTTAATTTGCAAATTATAATTTTCGTTGTATAATATTAGTCAAATATAGTCAAAGTCAGGATGGAGGAGGTTGAGTGAGAAACATATCCGATATTATTGAAATTTATTTAAAGAAAATATTGGAAATGAGTCAAAAAGACATTTTAGAAATTAAAAGAAGTGAAATTGCAGATAAATTTCAATGTGTTCCTTCCCAAATTAATTATGTTATTAACACAAGATTTACAATTGAAAGAGGATTTCTGGTAGAAAGTAAACGTGGTGGCGGCGGTTATATTCGGATTATGAAAATCAAATCACAAGAGCACGCCCATCTTATTGATCAGTTAATCTCTATTATCGGCTCTAGAGTCTCACAATCAACTGCTGAAGGAATTATTGATCGGCTCATTAATGAAGACATTATCAATCATCGAGAAGCAAAGATTATGATGAGTGTTATTGATCGATCGGTTATTTATATCGATTTACCTGATCGAGATGAATTAAGGGCAAGAATTTTAACTGCGATGCTTACTACGTTAAAATATAAATGAGTCTTGCAGGGGTGAGAGTGCATGATATGCCAAGAATGTAATCAGAGGCCAGCTGCCCTTCATTTTACGAAAATTGTAAATGGTGAAACAACCGAGGTGCATATTTGCGAAAAATGTGCTCAGGGAAAAAGCGATCTGTTTATGGAAAATGGAGGATCTGGTTTTTCAATTAATAACTTATTAGCAGGGCTATTGAATATAGAGTCTAATTTTCAACACCCTAAGGCGAATTCTTTCCCAAAGACAGAGGAAGTACGTTGTCCGCACTGTCAGCTTTCTTTCAGGGAATTTGTTCGTATCGGTAAATTTGGATGTGCGACCTGCTGTGAAACTTTCAATAAACAGCTTAATCCTATTTTAAAGAGAGTGCATAGCGGTAATACTGCTCATATAGGTAAAATTCCTAAAAGAATTGGTGGTGCGCTTCATCTAAAAAAACAACTGGCCGAGATGAAAGATACGTTAAAAACTTATATCGACCAAGAAGAATTCGAAAAAGCTGCGGAGGTTCGAGATAAAATTAGGGCTTTGGAAAAACGGGTTCATGCACAGGGTGAGGGGGATGAGTCATGAGTTTAGAGAAATTTTTACAAAATGCCCTCAGTTCTTGGATGAATCATGAAGGACCTGAATCCGATATCGTCTTAAGTTCCCGCGTTCGACTTGCTAGAAATTTTAAAGAGTATACCTTTCCAACATTATTTTCACATGAAGAGGCAAAATCCATTCTTGAATTGATCAAAAAACGTTTGGAATCAGAAGTGAATTCAGAGATTGGTCAATTAGAGATGATAGAAATGGAGCAACTTCAGGCATTAGAAAAACGTGTGCTTGTTGAAAAACATTTAATCAGTCCTAAACTCGTTGATGAATCTACACACGGAGCTTGTTTATTATCAGACGACGAAGTCATTAGTGTGATGATTAATGAAGAAGACCATGTAAGAATCCAGTGTTTAATGTCAGGCTTGCAGCTAACAAAAGCCTTACAATTAGCAAATATATTAGATGATTGGTTAGAAGAAGCAATCGACTATGCATATGATGAAGAGAGAGGATACTTAACAAGCTGCCCGACGAATGTTGGCACAGGCTTACGCGCTTCAGTTATGATGCATTTACCAGGGTTAGTCTTAACTCAGCAAATTAATAAAATCATCCCAGCCATCAATCAGCTTGGTCTTGTTGTTCGCGGGATGTATGGTGAAGGCAGTCAAGCGTTAGGGAATATCTTTCAAATATCTAATCAAATTACGCTTGGTAAGTCTGAAAAAGACATCGTTGAGGATTTAACAAGTGTTGTTCAACAAATTATCGCCCAAGAAAGAGCAGCAAGAGAAGCATTAGTGAAAACCTCAAACATACAATTAGAAGATAGAGTTTTCCGTTCTTACGGAATTTTGTCAAACGCAAGGATTATCGAAACGAAGGAAGCGTCTATTTGCATTTCTGATGTGAGGTTAGGAATAGATCTAGGATACATTCAAAATATTTCAGAGAGCATCCTCAATGAATTAATGATTTTAACGCAACCAGGCTTTCTACAAAAATATGCCGGTGGACCATTAAGACCTTATGAAAGGGATATGCGTCGCGCGGCCCTCATCCGAGAGCGTTTAAACTTAGATACAAAAGAACATTCTTAAGGAGGAATTCACTATGATGTTTGGTCGTTTTACTGAGAGAGCTCAAAAGGTATTAGCATTGGCTCAAGAAGAAGCAATTCGTTTAGGTCATAATAATATTGGTACAGAACATATCCTTCTAGGCTTAGTACGTGAAGGCGAAGGGATTGCAGCTAAAGCGTTATATGCCCTTGGCCTAGGTGCAGATAAAATTCAAAAAGAAGTGGAAAATCTGATTGGGCGTGGTCAGGATACGTCTCAAACGATTCACTATACACCAAGAGCTAAGAAAGTCATTGAACTTTCTATGGATGAAGCAAGAAAGCTAGGACACTCATATGTGGGTACGGAGCATGTCCTATTAGGGCTTATTCGTGAAGGTGAGGGAGTAGCGGCTCGTGTGTTAAACAATCTGGGTGTTAGCTTGAACAAGGCACGTCAGCAAGTTCTTCAGTTGCTAGGAAGTAATGAGTCTGGCGGGCATCAAGGCGCGGCAGCAGCGAATGCTAGCACACCAACATTAGACAGCTTAGCACGTGATTTAACTGCAATTGCTCGTGAAGGCAGTCTAGATCCTGTTATTGGGCGTAGTAAAGAAATTCAACGTGTCATTGAGGTGTTAAGTCGACGTACAAAAAACAATCCTGTTCTTATTGGAGAACCTGGTGTTGGTAAAACAGCGATTGCAGAAGGCTTAGCACAGCAAATTATTAACAATGAAGTCCCAGAAATTTTGCGAGATAAGCGAGTCATGACGCTTGATATGGGTACAGTCGTGGCTGGTACAAAATATCGTGGTGAATTTGAAGACCGCTTGAAGAAAGTCATGGATGAAATTCGCCAGGCTGGAAACATTATTCTATTTATCGATGAATTGCATACGTTAATCGGTGCAGGCGGCGCAGAAGGTGCTATTGATGCTTCTAATATTTTAAAACCTTCATTAGCACGTGGAGAGCTTCAATGCATCGGGGCAACGACGCTTGATGAGTATCGTAAATATATTGAAAAAGATGCAGCACTTGAGCGCCGTTTCCAACCAATTCAAGTAGATGAGCCAACGATTGAAGAGTCCATTCAAATTTTAAAAGGTTTACGCGACCGTTATGAAGCACATCACCGTGTATCAATTACAGATGAAGCAATTGATGCGGCGGTTAAATTATCGGATCGTTATATCTCTGACCGATTCTTACCAGATAAGGCGATTGACTTAATTGATGAAGCAGGTTCAAAAGTACGTTTACGTTCTTATACAACGCCACCAAACTTAAAAGAGTTGGAAGTGAAATTAGAAGAGGTGCGTAAAGAAAAGGATGCTTCTGTTCAAAGTCAAGAGTTTGAAAAAGCCGCTTCTCTTCGTGATACAGAACAACGTTTACGTGAACAACTGGAAGAAACAAAGAAAACGTGGAAAGAGAAACAAGGTCAAGAGAATAGTGAAGTAACCGTTGAAGATATTGCCCATGTTGTATCTAGCTGGACAGGTGTACCAGTAACAAGATTGGCTCAAACAGAATCTGATAAACTGCTAAATATGGAATCGATTCTTCATGATCGTGTAATTGGTCAAGAAGAAGCAGTCATCGCCGTTTCAAAAGCAGTTCGCCGTGCAAGAGCAGGATTAAAAGATCCGAAGCGTCCAATTGGTTCATTCATTTTCTTAGGTCCTACAGGGGTTGGGAAAACGGAACTTGCCCGTGCCCTAGCTGAATCAATCTTTGGTGATGAAGATGCCATGATTCGCATTGATATGTCAGAATACATGGAGAAGCATTCAACGTCTCGTCTAGTCGGTTCGCCTCCAGGTTATGTTGGATATGAAGAAGGCGGTCAATTAACAGAAAAGGTTCGCCGTAAACCATACTCTGTCGTGTTGCTAGATGAAATTGAAAAAGCGCATCCAGATGTGTTTAATATCTTACTCCAAGTATTGGAAGACGGAAGATTAACAGATTCAAAAGGTCGTACCGTTGATTTCCGTAACACGATTTTAATTTTGACATCGAATGTTGGTGCGGCAGCGTTAAAAACGAATAAATATGTCGGATTTAATATTCAAGATGAAGGCCAAGATTACAAAGATATGAAAGGAAAAGTGATGGAAGAATTAAAACGTGCTTTCCGTCCTGAATTCCTAAACCGTATCGATGAAACAATTGTGTTCCACTCATTAGAGAAAAAGCATTTAACAGAGATTGTTTCATTAATGGCTGATCAATTAATTAACCGTTTAAAAGAGCAAGATATTTTCCTAGAGCTAACAGAGGCAGCAAAGGAAAAAATCGCTAAGGAAGGATTCGATCCAGAATACGGTGCACGTCCAATCCGTCGAGCTTTACAAAAACATGTGGAAGACTTTCTTTCTGAAGAACTATTAAAAGGAAATGTTCAAAAAGGACAAAAGGTTGTACTAGATCTTGTAGATGGGGCATTAACCATTAAACAGCCTGAAGCTGTTCCGCATGAATAATTAAAGAACGAAAAAACATCGAGGTACATGCATTTATTGCAGTGTACCTCTGTTTTTATATACAATAAAAAAACTAGCTTTAGGTTAATTTTTCTAAAATATACGCATGAAGGCGTTTCCAAAAAGGATTAAATAGAGTCTATGTGTAATATCTTTTATTAATACCCAGTTTAGGGTAGAGGGAGCAAGTAGAGTGGCTAAAAAGAAGACAAAATTTATGTGTCAGTCATGTGGATATGAATCACCGAAGTGGATGGGGAAATGTCCTGGGTGCGGCGAGTGGAACAAAATGGTGGAGGAAGTCGAAATTGTAAAGCCGGGGAGAAGGGGAGCGTTTGCTCACTCTGATACACAGATTGGGACAGGAGAAAGAATTAAAGCTGCTCCGATTACGACGATTCAAACCGAGCAAGAGCCGCGTATTGCAACAGATTTAGCAGAATTAAACCGTGCTCTTGGCGGCGGGATTGTGCAAGGTTCGCTTGTTTTAATTGGCGGTGATCCGGGAATTGGAAAATCAACTTTGCTTCTCCAAGTATCTTCGCAGCTTGCTCGTAAAGGAAAGAAAGTGCTCTACATTTCTGGAGAAGAATCGGTGAAGCAAACGAAGTTAAGAGCAGACCGCCTTGGTGTGGCATCTGAGAATCTATTTGTTTATTCTGAAACAGATATGGATTATATTCAACACGCTATTAGTGAAGTGAATCCTGATTTAGTAATCATCGATTCGATTCAAACGGTCTATCAATCCGAAGTTACATCTGCACCAGGAAGCGTCTCCCAGGTGCGTGAATGTACAGCTACATTAATGCGAATTGGAAAGACAAAGGGCATTGCCATTTTTATTGTCGGGCATGTTACGAAAGAAGGGGCGATTGCCGGTCCACGCTTGCTCGAACATATGGTCGATACGGTGTTATATTTTGAAGGAGAGCGACATCATACATATCGAATTATTCGAGCAGTGAAAAATCGTTTCGGTTCGACAAACGAGATGGGGATTTTTGAAATGAAAGAAGATGGCTTAGAAGAAGTAGCCAATCCATCTGAGATTTTTCTAGAGGAGCGGTCCCAGGGAGCCTCGGGTTCGACTGTTGTTGCCTCGATGGAAGGAACGAGACCAGTCCTCGTTGAAATTCAAGCTTTAATTTCACCAACAAGCTTTGGGAATCCGCGTCGTATGGCTACAGGCCTTGATCATAATCGAGTGTCATTGTTAATGGCAGTATTAGAGAAGCGTGTCGGTTTACTGCTGCAAAATCAAGATGCTTATTTGAAGGTAGCTGGCGGTGTGAAACTGGATGAGCCGGCAATTGATTTAGCGGTTGCGATTAGTATTGCTTCCAGCTTTCGAGATAAACCAACAAGACCAACAGATTGCTTTATCGGTGAAGTAGGCTTAACAGGCGAAGTTAGACGGGTATCTAGAATTGAGCAACGTGTTCAAGAAGCTGCAAAACTTGGATTTGAGCGGGTGCTTCTTCCGTCCAATAATATGGTTGGTTGGACGGTACCAAAAGAGGTTGAAGTTATAGGCGTTTCATCTGTGGCAGAAGCGCTTCAATACGCATTAGGGGGGTAAAATATGAATGATAAAAAACTTTATGAAAAAATAAAGTTAG from Peribacillus asahii carries:
- a CDS encoding CtsR family transcriptional regulator, which translates into the protein MRNISDIIEIYLKKILEMSQKDILEIKRSEIADKFQCVPSQINYVINTRFTIERGFLVESKRGGGGYIRIMKIKSQEHAHLIDQLISIIGSRVSQSTAEGIIDRLINEDIINHREAKIMMSVIDRSVIYIDLPDRDELRARILTAMLTTLKYK
- a CDS encoding UvrB/UvrC motif-containing protein; this translates as MICQECNQRPAALHFTKIVNGETTEVHICEKCAQGKSDLFMENGGSGFSINNLLAGLLNIESNFQHPKANSFPKTEEVRCPHCQLSFREFVRIGKFGCATCCETFNKQLNPILKRVHSGNTAHIGKIPKRIGGALHLKKQLAEMKDTLKTYIDQEEFEKAAEVRDKIRALEKRVHAQGEGDES
- a CDS encoding protein arginine kinase, which gives rise to MSLEKFLQNALSSWMNHEGPESDIVLSSRVRLARNFKEYTFPTLFSHEEAKSILELIKKRLESEVNSEIGQLEMIEMEQLQALEKRVLVEKHLISPKLVDESTHGACLLSDDEVISVMINEEDHVRIQCLMSGLQLTKALQLANILDDWLEEAIDYAYDEERGYLTSCPTNVGTGLRASVMMHLPGLVLTQQINKIIPAINQLGLVVRGMYGEGSQALGNIFQISNQITLGKSEKDIVEDLTSVVQQIIAQERAAREALVKTSNIQLEDRVFRSYGILSNARIIETKEASICISDVRLGIDLGYIQNISESILNELMILTQPGFLQKYAGGPLRPYERDMRRAALIRERLNLDTKEHS
- the clpC gene encoding ATP-dependent protease ATP-binding subunit ClpC, with the translated sequence MMFGRFTERAQKVLALAQEEAIRLGHNNIGTEHILLGLVREGEGIAAKALYALGLGADKIQKEVENLIGRGQDTSQTIHYTPRAKKVIELSMDEARKLGHSYVGTEHVLLGLIREGEGVAARVLNNLGVSLNKARQQVLQLLGSNESGGHQGAAAANASTPTLDSLARDLTAIAREGSLDPVIGRSKEIQRVIEVLSRRTKNNPVLIGEPGVGKTAIAEGLAQQIINNEVPEILRDKRVMTLDMGTVVAGTKYRGEFEDRLKKVMDEIRQAGNIILFIDELHTLIGAGGAEGAIDASNILKPSLARGELQCIGATTLDEYRKYIEKDAALERRFQPIQVDEPTIEESIQILKGLRDRYEAHHRVSITDEAIDAAVKLSDRYISDRFLPDKAIDLIDEAGSKVRLRSYTTPPNLKELEVKLEEVRKEKDASVQSQEFEKAASLRDTEQRLREQLEETKKTWKEKQGQENSEVTVEDIAHVVSSWTGVPVTRLAQTESDKLLNMESILHDRVIGQEEAVIAVSKAVRRARAGLKDPKRPIGSFIFLGPTGVGKTELARALAESIFGDEDAMIRIDMSEYMEKHSTSRLVGSPPGYVGYEEGGQLTEKVRRKPYSVVLLDEIEKAHPDVFNILLQVLEDGRLTDSKGRTVDFRNTILILTSNVGAAALKTNKYVGFNIQDEGQDYKDMKGKVMEELKRAFRPEFLNRIDETIVFHSLEKKHLTEIVSLMADQLINRLKEQDIFLELTEAAKEKIAKEGFDPEYGARPIRRALQKHVEDFLSEELLKGNVQKGQKVVLDLVDGALTIKQPEAVPHE
- the radA gene encoding DNA repair protein RadA, with translation MAKKKTKFMCQSCGYESPKWMGKCPGCGEWNKMVEEVEIVKPGRRGAFAHSDTQIGTGERIKAAPITTIQTEQEPRIATDLAELNRALGGGIVQGSLVLIGGDPGIGKSTLLLQVSSQLARKGKKVLYISGEESVKQTKLRADRLGVASENLFVYSETDMDYIQHAISEVNPDLVIIDSIQTVYQSEVTSAPGSVSQVRECTATLMRIGKTKGIAIFIVGHVTKEGAIAGPRLLEHMVDTVLYFEGERHHTYRIIRAVKNRFGSTNEMGIFEMKEDGLEEVANPSEIFLEERSQGASGSTVVASMEGTRPVLVEIQALISPTSFGNPRRMATGLDHNRVSLLMAVLEKRVGLLLQNQDAYLKVAGGVKLDEPAIDLAVAISIASSFRDKPTRPTDCFIGEVGLTGEVRRVSRIEQRVQEAAKLGFERVLLPSNNMVGWTVPKEVEVIGVSSVAEALQYALGG